The Aliiroseovarius sediminilitoris region CACCCTTAGGAACATCCATCGGCGTAAGCGTGTCCAAAAGCGCACGCGCCCGGGCATCTAGCGCGGCAATCTCATCAGGATCATCTGTCCAACTCATCGGATTTTATGCCTCCGGCGGGGATATTTGAAACAAGAAAAAGCGCTCAAACCACCTTTTTCTTGTTTCAAATATCCCGGGGGAGGCGCGCCCCTTAGGGGGTGCGCCGTGGGGGCAGAGCCCCCGTTGCCGACCGTATCAGCCGCGCGAGCGTTTTTCAAAACGCGGCAACATAGCTGAGAAGTCCATGCCGCGGCCATTCTCGTTCTCAACGAATTGTTCATACAGGGCAGTGGCGGCCTGGCCCATTGGGGTGTCGGCATCGGCCGCTTCTGCGGCTTGTTGGCTCAGGCGCAGGTCTTTCAGCATCAGTTCAGCGGCGAAGCCCGGTTTGTAGTCGTTGTCGGCAGGTGATTGGGGGCCGACACCGGGGGCGGGGCAATAGGCATTCATCGACCAGCTGTAGCCGGAGGAGGTGGACACGACGTCGAACATCTTTTGCCGATCCAGCCCCAATTTGTCGGCCAGTGCGAACGCTTCGCAGGTGCCGATCATGGTGATGCCGAGGATCATGTTGTTGCAGATCTTGGCCGCTTGCCCCGCACCGCTGTCGCCGCAATGCACGGCCTTCTGGCCCATGATCTCGAACAAAGGTTCTGCTTTGGCAAACGCCTCGGCCGAGCCACCGGCCATGAAGGTCAACGTGCCGCCCGATGCGCCGCCAACGCCGCCG contains the following coding sequences:
- the mmsB gene encoding 3-hydroxyisobutyrate dehydrogenase, which gives rise to MKIGFIGLGNMGGPMATNLAKAGHDVTGFDMAPVDIDGVTMAASGVEAAKGRDVVITMLPNGQILRAVANEIIPAMAKGTAFVDCSTVDVESARDVAKQALDAGLLPVDAPVSGGVGGASGGTLTFMAGGSAEAFAKAEPLFEIMGQKAVHCGDSGAGQAAKICNNMILGITMIGTCEAFALADKLGLDRQKMFDVVSTSSGYSWSMNAYCPAPGVGPQSPADNDYKPGFAAELMLKDLRLSQQAAEAADADTPMGQAATALYEQFVENENGRGMDFSAMLPRFEKRSRG